The following is a genomic window from Clostridium fungisolvens.
TACATTTTAAAGGAGGAAAATATTATGGCAGTAAGTAAACTTTTAGACTCAACTTCATTTTCAATCGAGGTTGAAAGCGGAACCGACAAAACAGGTGCAAAGATCTACAAAAAGAAGAATTTCTCTGGAATAAAAAAGAGTGCAACACCTGAAAATGTATTTGCAGTTGCCGATGCTATCAAAGCTGTTTTAAGTGCTGGTACTAGAGACTATTACTTAAACGAAGCATCAAAAATAGTAAATGCATAGTAAATAAACAACAAAATCTAGTTAATTGAAAGGAGAAAAAAACATGGAATACACATTATCTTTAACCTTCATTAATACCGCTGGGGACAAGGCCTCACTAAGTATAGCAGGTGTTAAGCCTGATATAACAAAAGCCGAGGTAAATGCACTTATGGACACCATCATAGCTAAAGATGTATTTGAAAACAAAGGTGTTTCTTTAGCTTCAAAGTACGGTGCACAGCTTTCTCAAAGACAGACTACTAAGTTTGATCTTTAATCAGAAGTTTCATAACATGGATATTTAACTAAAAAGCCTAAAACTTAATTACAGCAAATATACTATACCCCATAGAGTAGATACTTTTAGAAGGTCTATTCTATGGGATATTTTTTTATTCTTTTGAAGTTATAATTCAATAAAACAAATAAATTGTAAGTTACTCTTAATTTCTGTCCAAAACATTTACATAAGACCAATTGTAGTTTGAATATTTTCAGAATCTTAAAAAACTATCCATTGACTAGGTAAAAACCAAGTGTTATTATTTTACATATACAGTATATACACAATAGACTGTAATAACTCAAATGATACAGAGGTGAACATTATTGACTATAATAATCAAAAACTCCTCCGGAATTCCGATTTATGAGCAAATCAAAGAACAGGTCAAAGAGTCTATTCTGAACGATGAGATAAATGAAGGCGATATATTGCCTTCAATTCGTCAACTGGCTGCGGATTTGAAGGTCAGCGTCATTACTACTACAAGAGCATACACAGAACTTGAGCAAGAAGGCTATATAATTAATGTACAAGGCAAGGGGTGTTATGTTGCTCCAAAAGACAGTGAGCTGATACGAGAACAACTTCTCCGCAGAATTGAGGATGGCTTCAATGCTGCGATAAATGCAGCTCGGATTGCAAAACTATCACGGGAAGAATTACAAAAACTATTTGAATTTACATTGGAGGGAAATCAATAT
Proteins encoded in this region:
- a CDS encoding DUF1659 domain-containing protein produces the protein MAVSKLLDSTSFSIEVESGTDKTGAKIYKKKNFSGIKKSATPENVFAVADAIKAVLSAGTRDYYLNEASKIVNA
- a CDS encoding DUF2922 domain-containing protein; protein product: MEYTLSLTFINTAGDKASLSIAGVKPDITKAEVNALMDTIIAKDVFENKGVSLASKYGAQLSQRQTTKFDL
- a CDS encoding GntR family transcriptional regulator encodes the protein MTIIIKNSSGIPIYEQIKEQVKESILNDEINEGDILPSIRQLAADLKVSVITTTRAYTELEQEGYIINVQGKGCYVAPKDSELIREQLLRRIEDGFNAAINAARIAKLSREELQKLFEFTLEGNQYE